The following are encoded in a window of Triplophysa rosa unplaced genomic scaffold, Trosa_1v2 scaffold36_ERROPOS532353, whole genome shotgun sequence genomic DNA:
- the LOC130550609 gene encoding E3 ubiquitin-protein ligase TRIM39-like has translation MAEFDVELFSEQELTCSICLEIFIEPVSTPCGHNFCQSCIGGYWASSSVCTCPLCKRPFGERPELSINRVFAHIAQKYKEKRYGEPPKPKPRQKSISAGVSPTDAHEQIFCDICSGKKQKAVSSCLTCTASYCEIHVLPHRQTSFYSSHRLLDPHEALRGRTCPQHGRLLEVYCRTDEKCICAICVLEEHRTHATVSVQTERAYKQRLLGKTELDVQMCIERRSVDVNELKSKLQTLQSCAHSELSEVDQLLSDITQSVDRIRSELLAGIQEKQEAVIGRGQRIVSQLESKLTQLRERKDGLEAQAVSEDHISFLKSFEEMNRPVQDTDTHDELEEDLTLHFSLGDVKRALGEMCERLDDIRYGEVHYRHSVSGVAESESLTSLQFIRRKDHWSLKDLRKIKTGHKKIKGFLEDISLNPVTAYPFLILSDDRKQLKRGEKLQFYRNSVQRFDVWSCVLAKEGFESGRHYWEVNVGENKDWKLGAVRESSQRKGLFDMSPDSGYYTIWWSGNHLRALTAPPPVKIKVSGRLRRVGVYLDCEEGQLIFYNAKTGSELYSFTTVEFSEKMFPLFGTSDKDLPLVLMSVAVSVPE, from the exons aTGGCAGAGTTTGATGTGGAGTTGTTCTCTGAACAGGAGCTGACCTGCTCCATCTGTCTGGAGATCTTCATCGAGCCCGTGTCCACACCATGCGGTCATAACTTCTGTCAGAGTTGCATTGGTGGTTATTGGGCTTCCAGTTCAGTCTGCACCTGTCCGCTGTGTAAACGTCCGTTCGGCGAAAGACCTGAACTCAGCATCAACCGTGTGTTTGCTCACATCGCGCAGAAATACAAAGAGAAGCGCTACGGGGAGCCGCCCAAACCAAAACCGCGACAGAAATCCATTTCAGCTGGAGTTTCACCGACCGATGCGCACGAGCAAATATTCTGTGACATCTGCAGCGGCAAGAAACAGAAAGCCGTCAGTTCATGTCTGACGTGTACTGCGTCGTACTGCGAGATTCACGTGCTGCCACATCGCCAGACGTCCTTCTACTCATCCCATCGGCTGCTGGACCCTCACGAGGCCCTGCGGGGTCGAACCTGCCCTCAACACGGACGACTTCTGGAGGTTTACTGTCGGACAGATGAGAAGTGTATTTGTGCCATCTGTGTGTTAGAGGAGCATCGCACACACGCCACAGTCTCCGTGCAGACAGAGAGAGCTTACAAACAG AGACTTCTGGGAAAAACCGAGCTGGACGTTCAGATGTGTATTGAAAGAAGAAGTGTGGACGTAAATGAGCTGAAGAGTAAACTGCAAACCCTGCAG agTTGTGCTCACTCAGAGCTGTCTGAAGTGGATCAGCTTCTGTCTGACATCACACAGTCTGTGGATCGCATCCGGAGCGAGCTGCTGGCCGGTATCCAGGAGAAACAGGAGGCTGTGATTGGACGAGGACAGAGAATCGTCTCTCAGCTGGAATCCAAGTTAACTCAACTGCGAGAGCGGAAAGACGGACTGGAGGCTCAGGCCGTTTCTGAAGATCACATCAGCTTTCTCAAG AGTTTTGAGGAGATGAACCGTCCCGTTCaggacacagacacacatgatGAGCTGGAGGAGGATCTGACGTTACACTTCTCTCTCGGAGATGTGAAGAGAGCTTTAGGAGAGATGTGCGAGCGACTGGACGACATCCGCTACGGTGAAGTCCATTACAGACACTCGG tgtCGGGTGTGGCAGAGAGCGAAAGTTTGACAAGTCTTCAATTCATCAGGAGGAAAGACCACTGGTCATTAAaag ATCTGCGGAAGATCAAGACAG GTCACAAAAAGATTAAAGGCTTCCTTG AGGACATATCACTGAATCCAGTGACGGCTTACCCGTTCCTCATCCTGTCAGACGACAGAAAACAGCTGAAGAGAGGCGAGAAGCTGCAGTTCTACAGAAACAGCGTCCAGCGCTTCGACGTCTGGTCCTGTGTGCTTGCGAAAGAAGGCTTCGAGTCAGGACGACACTACTGGGAG GTGAATGTTGGTGAGAATAAGGACTGGAAGTTAGGAGCGGTGCGGGAATCGTCTCAGAGGAAAGGTCTGTTTGACATGAGTCCTGACAGCGGTTACTACACCATCTGGTGGAGCGGGAATCATTTGAGAGCTCTCACAGCTCCTCCTCCTGTTAAGATTAAAGTCAGCGGTCGTCTGCGGCGGGTCGGTGTTTATCTGGACTGTGAGGAGGGGCAGCTCATCTTCTATAACGCCAAGACGGGTTCAGAGCTGTATTCATTTACCACAGTGGAGTTCTCCGAGAAAATGTTCCCGCTGTTTGGCACCAGTGATAAAGACCTACCGCTGGTGCTGATGTCCGTGGCTGTCAGTGTCCCCGAATGA
- the LOC130550614 gene encoding nucleoside diphosphate kinase A 1 gives MAAKSERTFIAIKPDGVQRGLIGEIIKRFEQKGFRLVAMKFQQASEDLLKQHYIDLKDRPFYAGLVKYMNSGPVVAMVWEGLNVVKTGRVMLGETNPADSKPGTIRGDFCIEVGRNIIHGSDSVDSANKEIGLWFTAEELVSYKSCAQHWIYE, from the exons ATGGCTGCAAAAAGCGAGCGCACCTTTATCGCCATCAAACCTGATGGTGTTCAGAGAGGTCTGATCGGAGAGATCATCAAACGCTTCGAACAGAAGGGCTTCAGACTGGTGGCTATGAAGTTTCAGCAG gcttctgaagaCTTGCTGAAACAGCATTACATTGATCTTAAAGACCGGCCGTTTTACGCTGGACTTGTCAAGTACATGAACTCTGGGCCTGTTGTTGCAATG GTATGGGAGGGTCTGAATGTTGTCAAGACTGGAAGAGTGATGCTGGGAGAGACCAACCCTGCCGACTCCAAACCCGGCACCATCAGAGGAGATTTCTGTATTGAAGTGGGCAG GAACATCATTCATGGCAGTGACTCTGTGGACAGTGCCAATAAAGAGATCGGTCTGTGGTTCACCGCTGAGGAGCTGGTGTCGTACAAGAGCTGCGCACAACACTGGATCTATGAATGA